A region of the Thermoplasmata archaeon genome:
TATAAAGTAAGTATAATGCAACATCTGAAGATTCAGGATGCTCAGATACATAAGTGCCTATTATATCATATATTGATTTCTCTTTGATAGAAGCAACGCTAAATACTTTTGATGGCTTGATATCCTTCTCTCTTAAAATATTCATATCCTGTAGTGCATAAAGATATCCTGTTAAGACCAGTCTGTGTATCTTATTCCCTCTATTTTCTAGTTCTTTACTAATGGAAGTTATAGACATTCCATCATCAGCAAGTATCTCAAGTATCTGGTCTTTTAGGGATTTTAAAACGATATCTTTTTTCATCATAATTTCGTGCCTTTGAAGGTTATGAATGTTCTAGTAAAAAAGTTTTACTATGACAGATATATTACTACGGTATAATCTTAACTTTGGTTTCAGGAGATACTCTCTTTTCGATCTTCTAGAACATTCTTTATCACTGTTTCTATAATGTTTTCAGACTCTCCAAGATATCTTTCTGGAATGGTCAATGACTCTAGTTCTTCTTTTGTAATTATTTTCGATATTTCTGGGATATTAAGTAGAGCTTCATCTATCCTTTTATTCTGCATTGCGGCCAATCTCACAAACTCATGTGCCTGCTGTCTTCCAAGCCCTTTTTTTGTCAAGGCTACAATGATGGGTTCGTCCATAACAAAGTATCTCGCGTTTTCTAGATTGGCATGCATTACGTCTTCATTGACAATGAGAGTATCTAAAACGTTTTTCATTTTGATAAGAATATCATCAATCAATACACAACTGTGCGGAATTATGAATCGTTCGGATGCACTGTTTGACAGATCCCGCTCATGCCATAAAATTGCAGATTCATGCATGGGTACGATGAAACCACGTATAATTCTTGCTAAACTGCATATATTCTCTGAAACTATTGGATTCTGCTTGTGCGCCATAGTGCTGGATCCTACTTGCTTTTCTTTGTCAAAGTACTCAGATACCTCTCCTATCTCAGGTCTTTGGAGATTTCGGATCTCGGTGGCAATTTTTTCGAGAGTGGTAGCTATATTTGAAATTATAGAAATGAATTCTATGTATCTGTCTCTCTCTACTACCTGCGTTGTAGCAAAATCTAAATTAATCCCTAAGTACTCTGAAATAATTTTCTGTATATTCTGCGTATAGGGTTCAAATCCTGCTCCTGTTCCAACTGCGCCAAGCATTTTACCTACTATCACCCGTTTTTCAGACTCTTTGACCCTCGTTAAATGTCTGTGAATCTCGTCTAAATATACTGCTAGTTTTAATCCAAAAGTGATTGGTAAAGCCCATTGTCCATGTGTTCTGCCCAGCATAATAGTATTCTTATATTGATTAGACTTACTGATAAGCACGTTTTCTAGATCTAAAAGATCCTGTTTCAGTATCTTAATAAACTCTTTAAATTGTATGGCTGTGGAAGTATCTATTATATCATTGGATGTGGCTCCTAAATGTATGTATTTTCCTGAGTTTCCAGCCTGCTCGGTTAGCGCTAACACCAAGGCCATTACATCATGTTTTGTCTGTGCTTCAAAAGCCTTGATTCTGTCAATATTGACATTCATAGCAGCTTTTTCAATGATCTCAAAATCTTGCTTACTGATCAATCCTAACTTAAAATAAGAGTAAACCAATGCTACTTCTACTTTTAACATGTAATCATATTTTTTAGATTCACTAAAAATGTCCTTTACTCTATCTCTACCATATCTGTATTCAATGGGGCAGATCATAATTATACATAAATATTATTCTGTATTTATATCTTGATACTTTTTAGCTTGTATGATCACAAAATCACTTTTTGAAATAACGTTTTCTGAAAACCTAGAATTTATACAATCTAAAAACTTCTTGAACCCTAGCTCAAATTCTTTATCATTCAAAACAGATAGTGTAGATAAATATTTTTTTCTAACTCTTTCTATATACTCCTCTTTTTTATAAACAGTTTCATCATTAAAGCTTTCAATATTTACCTTATATCCAATCTCTTCAAGCAAAATCTTAAGGGTGTTAATATCCTGAAACCTCGCTAGATCTATCTCAATAAACCTTGAAAACTGATCTAAACAAAGAGATTTCGGCCAGTTTATTATATGCTCACGTGAAACGGTTACAATGATCAAAGACCCGTTTGAGTCTAGCATATTCTTCAGTTTTCTAAGCAACGATTCTAAATTCTGCAGATGATGTATTACGAATACCAACAAAATAAGGTCAAAACAACAATCTTGAAATTTTAAGTTATCGAGATCTTCTTTTAACCATAATACATGGCCATACTTTTTAGCCGCTATTTCTAACATTTTTGAAGAATTATCAATGCCAATAATTTTAGCGCCGGTCATAAGTTGCATTGTTATCGCAATCCTACCAGTACCACATCCTAAATCTAAAACTTTTGAAGAGCAATCTATTTTCTGAAGATCCAGGATCGCTTTTATTAGCTTTAAAGGCACATCTTTTCCTCTGGTATCCTCAAAATCATGAGCTAGTTCATCATAATGTACCATGCACTAGATAATCAAAACTCAATATTTCTAGTTTTTTATGTGAGGTCTTCGCTGAATTTGAAATTTTGTGACTCACAATTTTTGATAGTTCCAATACTTGGTCATGGCGTATTAAAGTCAGTGAACTTTAGCTTTTTAGATCCAGGCATAAGATTAAATGTTTGTGTTAGAGTTTAGTCACTAACTTTAAAAAATGATAATATCAGAGCAATAAACAATCTATTTGAATCTAAATAACCAAAGATTAGTTGAGAACATCTTATATGCAAAAGCTTTTTAAAATGAAAGTTATTAAGGGTTATGATGGGCCCGTAGCTTAGATCGGTAGAGCGTTCGGCTCTTAACCGAATGGTCGAGGGTTCAAATCCCTCCGAGCCCGCCTATTCTTTGGTAAAGAATGGGATTTATATATCTTAATCTACTTTTTTCGCTTTATATATATATCCCCAAAAAAGAAGTGGGCCCGACCGGATTCGAACCGGTGATCTTCGCCGTGTAAGGGCAACGTCATAGCCTGCTAGACCACGAGCCCATATCAGTGTAAGTGTATATATTTGCGATATTAAATCTTTTCTTACCTCTTAAAGTTTTAAAAATCTAATAAACATATTTTTGAATTGAAATAGAAAAAGTACCAAAAACAGAAAAATTTAAACATTTTGTTAGTATTAATCAATTATGAAAACTGAACCTTTGTATTATTATGATTCTTACCTGAAAGAATTTGAAGCGAAGATCCTAGATATCTCTGAAAATAAAGTGGTGCTGGACAAAACCGCTTTTTATCCAGAAGGTGGTGGGCAACCTGCGGATTTTGGAATTTTAAAAATAGGCAATAAAACTGTTAAAGTTTTAAACACTGTAAAAGATTCTGACATAATATATCATATTGTGGATTCTCCCCCAGATAAAGAGCTAATCTCTTCCATTGCCTATGGTCTCATAGACTGGGATAGAAGATATGCGCATATGAGGTACCATACTGCAATACACATCTTGAGTGGGGTATTGTTCAAAAAATATAACGCTAAAATCACTGGTTCTCAGATCGGCGAAGATAGGGCAAGAATGGACGTAAATTATGAGGCATTGAATAGAGATCTGTT
Encoded here:
- the purB gene encoding adenylosuccinate lyase, yielding MICPIEYRYGRDRVKDIFSESKKYDYMLKVEVALVYSYFKLGLISKQDFEIIEKAAMNVNIDRIKAFEAQTKHDVMALVLALTEQAGNSGKYIHLGATSNDIIDTSTAIQFKEFIKILKQDLLDLENVLISKSNQYKNTIMLGRTHGQWALPITFGLKLAVYLDEIHRHLTRVKESEKRVIVGKMLGAVGTGAGFEPYTQNIQKIISEYLGINLDFATTQVVERDRYIEFISIISNIATTLEKIATEIRNLQRPEIGEVSEYFDKEKQVGSSTMAHKQNPIVSENICSLARIIRGFIVPMHESAILWHERDLSNSASERFIIPHSCVLIDDILIKMKNVLDTLIVNEDVMHANLENARYFVMDEPIIVALTKKGLGRQQAHEFVRLAAMQNKRIDEALLNIPEISKIITKEELESLTIPERYLGESENIIETVIKNVLEDRKESIS
- a CDS encoding class I SAM-dependent methyltransferase; its protein translation is MVHYDELAHDFEDTRGKDVPLKLIKAILDLQKIDCSSKVLDLGCGTGRIAITMQLMTGAKIIGIDNSSKMLEIAAKKYGHVLWLKEDLDNLKFQDCCFDLILLVFVIHHLQNLESLLRKLKNMLDSNGSLIIVTVSREHIINWPKSLCLDQFSRFIEIDLARFQDINTLKILLEEIGYKVNIESFNDETVYKKEEYIERVRKKYLSTLSVLNDKEFELGFKKFLDCINSRFSENVISKSDFVIIQAKKYQDINTE
- a CDS encoding alanyl-tRNA editing protein, whose product is MKTEPLYYYDSYLKEFEAKILDISENKVVLDKTAFYPEGGGQPADFGILKIGNKTVKVLNTVKDSDIIYHIVDSPPDKELISSIAYGLIDWDRRYAHMRYHTAIHILSGVLFKKYNAKITGSQIGEDRARMDVNYEALNRDLLPIIENDANDIVKKNLPVTVRFEDPKNLDFNSIVRVKLDLLPEKLETVRLIDIEGFDYQADGGTHVKNTAEVGTIKISKYESKGKANKRIYVSLE